The Aspergillus flavus chromosome 6, complete sequence nucleotide sequence TGTATCTGGAACTGTATGCTTCTCTGGGTCCCCTACGTGTGGCTGAATATAGGTCTGTATAATGTCTTGGTTCAAGCATAATATTTATTGCCAACAGTAGTTTTTTATACCTGCATCATGACTATAACCAGGCTTTAAGCCAATGTGAGGATACTGAACCACCTAACCCCAGGAATATATCGTAACTCAACCGATCTGTTCTTTTAAGTTACTGAATAGTAGTAGCCCAGCATGCTACGCGTTCCTTAATAAGACTTCACTGCACCTATTGAACCATGCTTTATTCACCCAGTTTGGAGTAATCTCATGTGTCATATATGGTTTTCATTATGAGTCAGCTATAGCAAATTGGAGGCATCTTCAAGTTGTTCATGTAACGGATAGAACCGGCATGGAAATGAACAAGAGGAAAGCAGGGGACCATTGGGGTAGTTTTCCAGCGGCaattacttaataaaatTGGCACACCGGAGGATGTCCGTGTTTTACGTGAATATTTATCCAAAGATTCTTATTGAAGTCAGTCAAGTACCCGCGGAACAGGGATAGGCGGGAACGGCGGGATTTGCGGACCGAACTGTTCAAGTAGTAAACATCAAATATGTGAACCCCAAGAATGGTAAACTGAATTGTCTATATAAAAATGTGCTGAAAGATTAAGTTATATGTTCATATATTATTCCAGAAGGCATACACATCAGTTCAATACATCATCGCGGGCGAATTGAGAAGGAAATAGAGCATGATAATAGAATCAAGCTAGAACACGCAAAACATCTCGCCTGAATGGACACTACAGCAATTGCGCCAGAACTATAGTTGTCTCCACAGCTTTTCCATATCAGGGGACCGGATTGGCACTGCATTGCCGAGCTTCGACCTCTTAAATGACGAACAGTCGCGCTCGCTTCCATCCGCTACAAAAACAATATCATTTTAGCTATGCCCTCAGAATCGAAGTCGAATCCAATTTCGCAGCTGCACAGCATATCCAAGCCTCCTGATGGCGGCTTCATGGCCTGGTGGCACGTCTTCTTATGTCACATGGTGTTTTTTAATACTTGGGGACTTGCCAACAGCTATGGCGTGTTCCAGCAGCACTATACGGAAACTCTCGGACATTCCGCTAGTGACATTGGATGGATTGGAGGCATCCAAATGTTTCTAATGCTCTTTGGAGGCGTCTTCTCAGGCCGTGCGTCTGATGCCGGTTACTTTCGACACTGCTTCGTCGCTGGGGTTATCATACAAGTCTTCGGGCTGTGTATGGCTTCTTTGTCTACCCGATACTATGAGATTCTACTTAGCCAAGCTGTATGTGTTGGGATAGGTAGTGGTCTAGTATTTACCCCGGGTCTCTCAGTCATGGGCTCATACTTTCAGAAGTACCGCTCTGTTGCAGTAGGCTTGTCAGCTGCTGGGGCCGCAACAGGGGGGATGGTCTacccagcaacaacaaacgCGCTGCTTAATCACACACACGTTGGATTTCCTTGGACAATGCGCATTCTAGCATTAATAATGCTGGTCACGCACATCCCTTCCGTGGTAGGATATCGGCCGTACTTACCACCGCGCTCAACAGGGCCAGTCGTCGAATGGAGTGCATTCCAGGAGTGGCCATTCGTGTTTTTCACGGCCAGCATGTTTCTCAATTTCTGGGGTCTGTACATGGCCTTCTACTATCTGGGGATATTCGCCCGTGAGCAAACCCACCTCAaagaatcaatcaacctCCTAGTCGTGTTAAACGGTGTCGGAGTCATCGGACGGGGTTCACCCTGTTTCATCGGCGAACGCTTCACGGGCATCGTCAACATAACCATCCTCTGCTCTACCATTAGTGCTATTTGTGTATACTGCTGGGTTGCTATTGATGATGTACCGGGATTATATGCATGGGCGGTTGTATACGGAATCTTCGCCGGGGCTACACAAGCCCTACTCCCAGCGCTGGCCACGCGGCAAACGAAAGATATTACCAAAGTCGGCACGAGGACTGGCATGGTTTTGACGATAGTTAGCTTCTCGTGTCTAACGGCCCCGGCTATTCAGGGTGCTCTTATCCAAGCTTGTGGGGGAGATTATCTGGGCGCGCAGGCGTTTTCGGCTAGTTCTATTGTCCTGGGAATGATGTTTTTGTGGCTCTATCGATGGTGTCAAGTTGGTTTGAAGATTGATATAAAAGTCTAAGACTGGGAAGATATATTTCAGGTGTTGACAGTCCACTGAGCTTCATACTAGTATGTCGTTGAAGCAAGGCAAGGATGGCTTGAGATACACGTATTGGAAGGCTGGTGAGGGCACCCTGTcttaaattttctatagattattctTGTGAAGTTTTGCCTGGCTAAAAAGACAAAGGCTAGGTTACCAGAATAACCTCAAGGAAGAACCTGAGGCCATCATATTTACAAATATATTCCAATATGAATCCACTgctatctctttcttcacgGTAATGAAGTCACAAGCGAGCCCCTAGCTCAGCATTAGGACGCAAAATAGTCTGTTGAGTCATGCTTGCAACCAAATGACCGTCCCCATTCCAGATCCTCCCCTCGCTAAAGGCCCTAGCATTTCCTGCAGCAAGGGTCCTTTGTTCTGCCATATGCCATTTCCCAAGATTTAGACCATGGACAAGTATCCGAAGGGAAAACTCCAAAGTCGCGCAGGCACTAGCTTGCCATAAGTCGTATCCGTTGTGGATTGCCGGAATATATGCCAGCCCCTTGTCTGCGTAGAATGCCAGGGCAGATATTTGCTCGGCCTCGTTGTCGAGGGGCTCTGGTACGCGGAACATCTCCTTGGTAATCGCTGATGGGGATGGTGGGGGGCTGTCAAGTCTAGGATTCTGCTTTTGGTTTTTCTGGCTCGTGTCGTTATCGTGAATGAATCGCATGTCGACAAAACGCTCGATATCTCTATATAGATCGCAATTCTTCGAGGTGCCAGGTGAAGGAATAAAGTATTTGCCGCATAATGTGGTGGGTGCGCATTCGGTCACAGGAGGAATGGAATAAGTTACAGCGGAGTAGGGTTCTTCAATGTGGAAATCAGCCAAAGCTATCAAGCATAGCTTAGTAGAGCCCTGGTCGGTGACTTGGGATACCCGAATCTGACGAGTTTGAAAGCTTTTGGAATCCCTTATGCTCTCAACGTGGCAGAAGAGCTTTCGGTCAGTTGTTGCAGGGCGGATGAAATGACCACACAGTGAGTATAAGTGATGTGTATCGCTAACTGTTTGGTAGGCTGCATTCACTGCAACCGCAATGGTATTTCCTCCAAACACGTATTTTGAGAGAGCTCCCAATCGTGTCGGATTCTTCACTGAGCAGAAGTGGCCAGGACGCAGTGGTTCAACTGCGATTTGTTGTTTCAAActcattctctccttttgATCAGGTTTGAACGGAAAACTCCTCGTGATAGCAGGGTGACCTCTTAGACCGACAGCTCAAGTATAGGAGCGGATCCACACTACGATAGGTACTTTTCATTTATACGTACATGGTTTCTCGGTAGTCTTCGGTAAATGAGCGGATTAACTGTTCCTACGGGTTCCCGCTTTTCCCGCAGTTCCCGAAGGCCTTCTCCCCTTGTGCATACACAGACCGATTACCGGGCACGAGTATATACATCATGGTGGATCTAGAGcaatcttcaccatcctcaacTCCCGGACTTTTACGCAAGCGCCGCCGTGCAAAGGTGGCCTGCGAGTCATGTCGCACGCGCAAGCGGAAATGCGATGGCCAGGAGCCTTGCGGGACATGTGTACAGCTTGAGTATGATTGCCACTATTGTCCGACGTTAAAAGCCCATAAGAGGACATCTGAAACCCCGAGGGATGGACAGCCTAGTACGAACGCAGTAGAGCCTCCGGTGGCTGGCCATAATCCTGTTCCTGATATAAGCAATACGACGGAGCCTCCATATCTGCTAAACCTTGAAAATCACGCTCGGTATGTGCTTACATAAATATATCAGAGGGAATATGGAGAAGTGACAGGCGTTAATGCTCATTTCAGAATCTACGAGCACGAATCACAAGTAACATATCCATTGTTTCTCCAGAGCCAAGCCGAGCCGAGCAGCTGTGCATGTCTCTCCTTGCTTTATCTTATGATGGAGCAACTGCGAGCCAAAGACCGCATTGCCGTCCCTGGAGACTTAGTCCTTCTCAGAAACTGCGTCAGTTCTTCAAAGCAAGTCTTGTATTGTCAAGAGTGTCCCCGTCGTTACTTGTCCATCGTTCAAAATGGCACCATGCTCGGCGTGCTATGTATGTGCATCGCGGCATGCTATGCACGAGCTCTTGAGACAATCGAGACAGAAATGAAACAAGCGTCCGATACTAATGAACGGAAGCAACTCTGCATCTCAGCTTCGAGTCCCGAAGCACTACACGATACTGCTCCCTTGGGGAACGTGCTATCGTCTTTTTCGGTGGACATTGCCGCTTCGGAATGGGCGAATATCATGCGCAGAACGGTAAAAGTGGAAATTTTCGGCACTGAGTCTAACAAAGAGAACTGTTTCATGTCTTTTATTGACACCTTACAAGAGCGTCAGAGGGGTTGGCATCAGGTACCTCCCGCTCCTGACTGTCCATCCACGTACCAAACGCTCTGTGACATGACCGGTCCAGAACCAGTATGTCTTGTTATTGTCAATGAAGCAAAGAAGCTTGTTAATAGCTTTAAGTTCTGATATATCACCCTTCTGCGTTACATGCTACTATATGTCTCAATGAATCAGGAGGTTCACAAATTAGAAATGCCTCATGCAATCTATACCTACATGTTTCACTTCCTCATAAGCCATCCAAAGCCTCTCCAAGGATTCTATGTATCCCAGAGCCATGCACTAAGATATATACCGCCATAGTCAGgaaaactatagaaattcGAAGACTATGTATTTGACTAACCATGGCAAGCAGTCACCATGGGGATTCCTTTTCCATACAGTTAGGACAGGTGCCGTAGCAAGTAAGGTTCCAACTGCGTAGAGTATGAGCAGGCCATTGCACAGCTCCCCTGCAAAGGCCATCCCTATCCTTGCCTCCAAGTAGGACAGTTTACTCGCGATCTCTTTGAGCATTCCCGGTTGCTCTGTGTTGAGTCTCTGTTTTATACTCATCCTATGCGGACATCCGCATAGCTTATAGGACCCGATGGACACGACGGAATAGACAAACATATCTGTGCTAGGGGAAGGTTGAGATAGGATTTAATGGCACGTTTAGTAAAGACTGTTCTATTGGGAACTGTTAGCGCATTACTATGGGTCATTTCCTTGGGGACGTTGTTAGACTGTCTCTTCTGGGGAAGGGGTTGATGGGGAAGTTAGTCACAGGGCTATATGGAATATTGTGAGATAGACACACTACCGACCTATAGAGGTAAATTAATAAACACAGCGAAGGATCTTTGACTGTGTTCAGGTTAAGAGCGATAGTGTCCAAAATAGAGAGGTGACGGGGTATATATAGCATTTCACTCTCGGTGCGATCCTTTCTGTAAGACTTGTGCGGGAGACCAGAGCTCTGCAAAGAATGTCTAGTCAACAAAGAGGCAAAAGGTCAAGAATGAAACACCTCTGCTTTGCAATTATGAAATGGCATGAAGCAAAGTAGGTGACAAAACCCTGTGTCCTACTTCCATTATTGACCGGAAATAAGCATCTGGTAGTAGTTAAATCATGAAACGGAACCAATTATGCCGGTGGCATGTGTGTAGATTAGAAAATACTTCATTATTTTTAGTCATTATTCTTCAGAGGAAAGCAGCTGAAGGGAGAAACCCCAATTTGGGGAAATATAACACGAAAACGTATCAGATTTTTAGGATCAAATCCTGACATATCCTGTTCGAATATTGCTACCTATCATGCCCCGGTAGTACTGACTATAGGCTAATACCTTCTATCCTTCTTGAACAATTGTGATTCTCATTATTGAGCGGGTGTTTCCCTGTATACCGTTAAGTATGGTCGAACATTAAGAGATCTTTGTTACCCTTAAATATCCTCAACCTTGCTGGGAAGTCATTCAGGAAGACCCTGTAGACTTAAaagcttttatatatacaacaCGCGAATTGAGTGGCAGCTGCTCTGTACATGCTGTACCAAAACAGTTTGACAGTCTATCATATCACCTGTCCTGAAACCCGGCACAGTATATTGACGGTTTATTATCTTGAAATATAAGCACAGAAAGACACTCTCGAAAACCTAAGCCGTTTGCCAATTCGTATGTTTAATAGCAATACTCATAAGCACAGAAGCTAGTAGGAGCCATAATGCCACATTTTCTCTGCCTCTTTGTGTACGATACCTGTAGACCcctgtctttttctttttctttttcttttgttctttgacACTACTCTGATACTGCCGTATGCGTGTAATTTCGCAACAAGAGGCTTCGTGATAGATGCTAGGAACGCTAAGTTTAACCATCAATGACGGAGAACGGTACAGTCTAGACGTTCAATACCAGTCACAATGAGGGTATACTGGATATAACCCTAGATATAAGCCAAGACGGAGCCTACATTGTAATAAGTCCTGCCATGTACTGAGAAACCCCGTTAGTTGCAAGCGCCACGGTGGCCATATTGATTCTACATACAAATTTGCAGGAACCCCGATAACCTGGAACTTGCAACTATAATTTCACCTGCCTATACAATTTTGCAACTAACGGggtattaaaaatcttaatttaacATTATCACGACCTATTTTGGAAAGCGACACGTGATTTTAAGTAATCCAATCTTCCTAATACATTGCTATCCAAAAGACGGTGAAGGCGTTAGCCAATTAGAAAACCCCCCATTACTTGCAATACCCCGCTAGCTGATATCCTTGCAACTAACGGGGTTTCTcagtatactccgtaggttTCACCACAAGATGTGGGCCACGATGATCGCCCCCCCCCCACCGATCTAAGCGAGGCACTCTCGGCTCcagagaggaggaagctaGCTTTCTCATGTACCCATTAGTGGAGACCGAACTTTCCTCATTCAAAGGAAACGGCCCAGTGGGAGGCTGTCAGTCTTCGTGTGGCGCAGACACACACGCATCTGATTTGTATGATTTCGGTTGGGAAGTAAGGCCTGAGCGGAGTCTGTGAAGCCAAATCCATAAGCACTAGACCGAAGACTCACTAGGACAGAATTTAAGAGAACTACTGATCACCAACCAATGCCACGACATACACAAAGAGAACAGGTGACTGTCGATCATTACACGTTGCGCAATGGAGGGGTAGAGTTCGTAACCTTGACTTGGGCTATAAAGTGCATGCAATCCGCCCACTACCTTCTAGTTTCTTCCGCCTCATCTCTGTCGACAAGTCAATAATACCATcatagaagaagaatctgAACACGATGGGACTTCTCGGTAAGATCCTTTAGAAGACTTTTTGGGCTTTTGTCTGCTCTGTTAAACTAACGATTCAATAATCTTAGATAATATCCAGGACCAAGGCCATGGGGATGCCTATGAGCAAGTAAAGAACGCCCCTCATAAAGCCCAACTATCCCATGAATTGATCGCTGCCGCCGCCTCGTACGAAGCTTTAAAGGCATTTGATAATCATGTGGCAGCAAACGGTAGGGCCTTTCAATTATCCAGGCAACGATATCAGAAAAGTGCTAATCTCATCTAGGTAAACCCTCTACAGAGGAACATGCAAAGGAACTCCTTGCCGCTGCTTCGGGCGCCTTTATCGACTACACAGTAGAGACGAAAGGCCTTGACTCCATTGACGCAGAAAGGGCTAAGCGTAAGGCTAGGGAAGATGCTCAAGATGCATTGGTTGGATCTGGAGAATACTGATAGTTTTCacttctttgctttctatCTGCTATGTTGCAGTTTATTAcatagctttttttaa carries:
- a CDS encoding uncharacterized protein (of unknown function-domain containing protein), producing MGLLDNIQDQGHGDAYEQVKNAPHKAQLSHELIAAAASYEALKAFDNHVAANGKPSTEEHAKELLAAASGAFIDYTVETKGLDSIDAERAKRKAREDAQDALVGSGEY
- a CDS encoding major facilitator superfamily domain-containing protein is translated as MPSESKSNPISQLHSISKPPDGGFMAWWHVFLCHMVFFNTWGLANSYGVFQQHYTETLGHSASDIGWIGGIQMFLMLFGGVFSGRASDAGYFRHCFVAGVIIQVFGLCMASLSTRYYEILLSQAVCVGIGSGLVFTPGLSVMGSYFQKYRSVAVGLSAAGAATGGMVYPATTNALLNHTHVGFPWTMRILALIMLVTHIPSVVGYRPYLPPRSTGPVVEWSAFQEWPFVFFTASMFLNFWGLYMAFYYLGIFAREQTHLKESINLLVVLNGVGVIGRGSPCFIGERFTGIVNITILCSTISAICVYCWVAIDDVPGLYAWAVVYGIFAGATQALLPALATRQTKDITKVGTRTGMVLTIVSFSCLTAPAIQGALIQACGGDYLGAQAFSASSIVLGMMFLWLYRWCQVGLKIDIKV